The following are encoded together in the Capsulimonas corticalis genome:
- a CDS encoding ATP-binding protein — MLRESAIPSHTLEHAAPLTLTLFGPMQILVGGQPIVRLRSRKTLWLLALLVLRGGRPVERVWLAETLWPDIDPTRSLSSLRAILSDLRAALGAEGARLRSTSGNTLSLDIAGAEIDVLAFDAAVASGKIPALERAVALYQGTLLEGCGEEWAGQEQTAREQDCLRALGKLADAAMAAGDWAAAADYSQRAAVMDPWREEARRGWMEALARAGNVNAALQVYHEFARLLRDDSNMAPEEPTTALYTRLRAEARGGAQARSAAADDGAKAALPAAAGRLPHPLTELIGREDEREEVAARLRRSRLVTLTGPGGIGKTRLALAVAREVAPEFADGVWMVALEALTDGAHVAGQIAATLGMKETPNQALLEALTAHLRSKRLLLVLDNCEHVLAGSARAALHLLGECAGLRILATSREALGLADETAWVVPALTSPDPAHLPAPGTALLHVMAGYGSVQLFVERAQAVRNTFALTRDNALAVAQICARLEGIPLALELAAARVRGMTAEQLAERLDQDLTLLTGGNRTSAPRQQTLRAALDWSYAPLTEPERLLWERVSVFAGGWTRDAAEAVWFGDEPGALPAADLLKSLVDKSLASFDAHATGGGRYRLLEMVRQYASERLEASGAAATVRARHQAWFLALAEDAEAGLRGPEQAKWVDRLETEHDNLRAALAWLGKTPDEAGIGLRMAGALGPFWELRGYYREGRAALSAALGRNTDSGQTPVRAKALRAAGVLAYYEGDYAEAQTLHEQGVAMYRELGDQSGAAWGLNDLGDVFGARGDQDAARALYTESLTIFREAGNRRGVAQLLHHLGRVMRDQGDYGEAKRLYEDGLAMQRELGDQEGIAWALHHLGHLAAMQGDLPLAWSVQEEGLTIFRELGSRQGAAWALQELGKVAEAQSDHETAQALYSESLAIFRELGNRQGVAHLLRHLGLVTGEQRDYAQAKRLLEESLAIFRQLDSRQAVADLLRDLAGIAARRDRLEAEAAGEIAAP; from the coding sequence ATGTTACGGGAATCCGCCATCCCCTCACACACCCTGGAGCACGCCGCCCCGTTGACCCTCACGCTTTTTGGGCCGATGCAGATCCTTGTGGGCGGGCAGCCGATTGTTCGGCTGCGCTCGCGCAAGACGCTTTGGCTATTGGCGCTGCTGGTCCTGCGCGGGGGCAGGCCGGTCGAGCGCGTCTGGCTGGCCGAGACGCTCTGGCCGGATATCGATCCGACCCGGTCTTTGTCCAGCCTTCGCGCGATCCTGAGCGACCTGCGCGCGGCGTTGGGGGCCGAAGGCGCGCGGCTGCGCTCCACGAGCGGCAACACGCTGTCGCTGGACATCGCTGGCGCTGAGATCGATGTCCTCGCGTTTGACGCCGCCGTGGCGAGCGGCAAAATTCCGGCACTGGAGCGGGCGGTGGCGCTGTACCAGGGAACGCTGCTGGAAGGGTGCGGCGAGGAATGGGCGGGCCAGGAGCAGACGGCGCGCGAGCAGGATTGCCTGCGCGCGCTGGGGAAGCTGGCGGACGCCGCCATGGCGGCGGGGGATTGGGCGGCGGCGGCGGATTACTCCCAACGGGCGGCGGTGATGGATCCATGGCGCGAGGAGGCGCGGCGCGGCTGGATGGAGGCGCTGGCGCGCGCCGGGAATGTCAACGCGGCGCTGCAAGTCTATCATGAGTTTGCCCGGCTGCTGCGCGACGATTCGAATATGGCGCCGGAGGAGCCGACCACCGCTCTGTACACGCGCCTGCGGGCGGAGGCGCGCGGCGGGGCGCAGGCGCGGAGCGCGGCGGCCGACGATGGCGCGAAGGCCGCGCTTCCGGCGGCCGCCGGGCGCTTGCCTCATCCACTGACGGAGCTGATTGGGCGCGAAGACGAGCGGGAAGAAGTGGCGGCGCGGCTGCGCCGGTCGCGACTGGTGACGCTGACGGGGCCGGGAGGGATCGGCAAGACACGCCTGGCGCTCGCGGTGGCCCGGGAAGTCGCTCCCGAGTTTGCCGACGGAGTATGGATGGTGGCGCTGGAGGCGCTCACGGACGGCGCGCACGTCGCCGGTCAGATTGCGGCGACGTTGGGGATGAAGGAGACGCCGAATCAGGCGCTGCTGGAGGCGCTGACGGCACACTTGCGTTCGAAGCGTCTGCTGCTGGTGCTGGACAACTGCGAGCATGTCCTGGCGGGGAGCGCGCGGGCGGCCCTCCATCTGCTCGGAGAGTGCGCGGGGCTGCGCATCCTGGCGACCAGCCGTGAGGCGCTGGGGCTGGCGGACGAGACGGCCTGGGTTGTTCCCGCGCTCACGTCGCCGGATCCCGCGCATCTGCCGGCGCCTGGAACGGCCTTGCTGCACGTGATGGCCGGCTACGGCAGCGTGCAGCTTTTTGTCGAGCGGGCGCAGGCGGTGCGGAATACGTTTGCTTTGACGCGCGACAACGCGCTGGCGGTGGCTCAGATCTGCGCGCGCCTGGAGGGAATCCCGCTCGCCCTGGAGCTTGCCGCCGCGCGGGTTCGGGGAATGACGGCGGAGCAGCTGGCCGAGCGGCTGGACCAGGATCTGACGCTGCTCACGGGTGGGAACCGGACATCGGCGCCCCGCCAGCAGACACTGCGCGCGGCCCTGGACTGGTCCTATGCGCCTCTCACCGAACCCGAACGGCTGCTATGGGAGCGCGTCTCCGTTTTTGCTGGCGGCTGGACGCGGGACGCGGCGGAGGCGGTCTGGTTCGGCGACGAGCCTGGGGCGCTTCCGGCGGCCGATCTGCTGAAGAGCCTGGTGGACAAGTCCCTGGCCTCCTTCGACGCCCACGCGACCGGGGGCGGCCGTTATCGCCTGCTGGAGATGGTGCGGCAGTACGCCTCCGAACGGCTGGAGGCGAGCGGCGCCGCGGCGACTGTACGGGCGCGGCATCAGGCATGGTTTCTGGCACTGGCGGAAGACGCCGAGGCGGGCCTCCGAGGCCCGGAGCAGGCGAAGTGGGTGGACCGATTGGAGACGGAGCACGACAATCTGCGCGCGGCGCTGGCCTGGCTTGGGAAGACGCCGGACGAGGCGGGGATTGGGCTGCGGATGGCCGGCGCGCTCGGGCCATTCTGGGAGCTGCGCGGATATTACCGGGAAGGACGCGCCGCTCTTTCGGCGGCGCTGGGAAGAAATACGGATTCCGGGCAAACGCCCGTGCGCGCCAAAGCCCTTCGCGCCGCCGGCGTGCTGGCCTACTATGAGGGCGACTACGCGGAAGCCCAGACGCTGCACGAGCAGGGGGTGGCGATGTACCGGGAGCTGGGAGATCAGTCCGGCGCCGCCTGGGGGCTCAACGATCTTGGAGATGTCTTCGGCGCGCGCGGAGACCAGGACGCGGCGCGGGCCCTGTATACCGAGAGCCTGACGATCTTTCGGGAAGCGGGCAACCGGCGCGGCGTCGCCCAGCTCCTCCATCACCTGGGGCGCGTCATGCGCGATCAGGGCGATTACGGAGAAGCGAAGCGGCTGTATGAGGACGGCCTGGCGATGCAGCGGGAGCTGGGCGACCAGGAAGGGATCGCCTGGGCGCTCCACCACCTGGGCCATTTGGCCGCCATGCAGGGGGACCTGCCGCTGGCCTGGTCGGTGCAGGAGGAAGGTTTGACGATTTTCCGGGAGCTGGGGAGCCGTCAAGGCGCCGCCTGGGCGCTCCAGGAGCTGGGGAAGGTCGCGGAGGCCCAATCCGATCATGAGACGGCGCAGGCGCTGTACTCGGAGAGCCTGGCGATCTTTCGGGAACTGGGAAACCGGCAGGGCGTCGCCCATCTGCTGCGTCACCTGGGACTGGTGACCGGAGAGCAGCGCGACTATGCGCAGGCCAAGCGGCTGCTTGAAGAAAGCCTGGCGATCTTCCGGCAGCTGGACAGCCGCCAAGCCGTCGCCGATTTACTCCGCGACCTCGCGGGGATCGCCGCGCGCCGGGATCGCCTGGAAGCCGAAGCGGCGGGGGAGATTGCGGCGCCTTAA
- a CDS encoding site-specific DNA-methyltransferase: MSNHPPVNQVLLGDCIEMMNSLPEKCADLIFADPPYNMQLSNALWRPNMTKVDAVDDHWDKFASFEAYDKFTREWLTAARRVLSDNGTLWVIGSYHNIYRVGAILMDLGFWTLNDIVWVKKNPMPQMKGVRFCNAHETLLWVKKSQTQTKYTFHYREFKAGNEDKQMRSDWHFPICGRGERLLVNGVKAHTTQKPEALLHRVIASTTNPGDVVLDPFCGTGTTAAVAKRLGRRYITIDREEAYVALAKERLDGVIPTLEEPRAEVFVDAPKPRIPFVSLVESGLLAVGSRLRFGNTDIYASVHADGAISAGGYCGSIHKVGALLLGLPNSNGWKLWHFTDPETGEEKLIDALRPSAVVKK; the protein is encoded by the coding sequence ATGTCCAATCATCCACCCGTCAATCAAGTTCTCCTCGGCGACTGCATCGAAATGATGAACTCGCTGCCCGAGAAATGCGCCGATTTGATCTTCGCCGATCCGCCGTACAATATGCAGCTCAGCAATGCGCTATGGCGTCCGAACATGACGAAGGTGGACGCCGTGGACGACCACTGGGATAAGTTCGCCTCGTTTGAAGCGTACGATAAGTTCACACGCGAGTGGCTTACCGCCGCGCGCCGCGTGCTTTCGGACAACGGGACGCTCTGGGTCATCGGCAGCTACCACAATATTTACCGCGTGGGCGCGATCTTGATGGACCTGGGGTTCTGGACTCTGAACGATATCGTGTGGGTGAAGAAGAATCCGATGCCGCAGATGAAGGGCGTCCGCTTCTGCAACGCCCACGAAACGCTGCTCTGGGTGAAGAAATCTCAGACACAGACCAAATACACCTTCCACTACCGCGAGTTCAAAGCCGGCAACGAAGACAAGCAGATGCGCTCGGACTGGCACTTCCCGATCTGCGGGCGCGGCGAGCGCCTTCTGGTCAACGGCGTCAAAGCCCACACCACCCAGAAGCCCGAGGCCCTGCTGCATCGCGTGATCGCGAGCACCACCAATCCCGGCGATGTCGTGCTGGACCCCTTCTGCGGCACCGGCACCACCGCCGCCGTCGCCAAGCGCCTGGGGCGACGTTACATCACGATCGACCGCGAGGAAGCGTACGTCGCTCTCGCCAAAGAGCGTTTGGACGGCGTCATTCCCACCCTTGAAGAGCCCCGCGCCGAAGTCTTCGTGGACGCGCCCAAACCCCGCATCCCCTTCGTCAGCCTCGTCGAAAGCGGCCTGCTCGCCGTCGGCTCCCGCCTGCGCTTCGGCAACACCGACATCTACGCCAGCGTCCACGCCGACGGCGCCATCTCCGCCGGCGGCTACTGCGGCTCGATCCACAAAGTCGGCGCGCTCCTGCTGGGCCTGCCCAACTCTAACGGCTGGAAACTCTGGCACTTCACCGACCCGGAAACGGGCGAAGAAAAGCTGATCGACGCGTTAAGACCGTCGGCGGTGGTGAAGAAGTAG
- a CDS encoding alpha-L-fucosidase, which produces MLRKPVALLAAASLLSVALSTAPANAQTAASSQSLDPHANETKAQRDARMKWWREARFGMFIHWGLYAELGGVYKDKSTDGAGEWMMHDLQIPVADYASYAKQFDPEQFNADKWVSYAKAAGMKYIVMTAKHHEGFAMYPTKVDDFNINARTPFHRDPIGEMAAACKKAGIKFGVYYSQNLDWHHPGGGTAGSSWDPAQKGDFDQYFMKVTVPQVQELVTSYHPSVIWWDIPGDLTPDETRAITAAFSSDPALIYNNRMGGGIPGDTETPEQRIPPKGFPGRDWETCMTINNTWGFKVHDTDFKSTETLLRNLIDIASKGGNYLLNVGPDSHGVIPAPEVERITAMGSWLKHNGESIYATSASPYKKLAFDGRATVKGDKLYLNVFAWPDSGLTLTGLQTGVKGARALASGEKLAVTKAADGTLTIAKPGKIDPISTAIVLKLAGPPVVTEAEVLTAPQADGSYALTASDSTTIGGVQVEHDGDNANLGYWINAPDAAQWRIHVPAGAEGSYTAKLNYSCEPGNEGSTVAVQVDGVDSAITGTIPKTASWDDYQTLPLTGTLTLTPGAHTITILPKIKPGYAVMNLRRITLAKE; this is translated from the coding sequence ATGTTAAGAAAGCCAGTCGCTCTTCTCGCCGCCGCGAGCCTGCTGTCCGTCGCCCTCTCCACGGCGCCGGCCAATGCGCAGACCGCCGCGAGCAGCCAGTCGCTCGATCCGCACGCGAACGAAACCAAGGCGCAGCGGGATGCGCGCATGAAGTGGTGGCGCGAAGCCCGGTTCGGCATGTTCATCCACTGGGGCCTCTATGCGGAGCTCGGCGGCGTTTACAAGGACAAATCGACGGACGGCGCCGGCGAATGGATGATGCACGATCTCCAGATCCCTGTGGCTGACTACGCAAGCTACGCCAAGCAGTTCGACCCGGAGCAGTTCAACGCCGACAAGTGGGTGAGCTACGCCAAAGCCGCCGGCATGAAGTATATCGTCATGACCGCCAAGCACCACGAAGGCTTCGCGATGTATCCCACGAAGGTGGACGACTTCAACATCAACGCGCGGACCCCGTTTCATCGCGACCCGATCGGCGAGATGGCCGCCGCCTGCAAAAAGGCGGGAATCAAATTCGGCGTCTACTACTCGCAGAATCTGGATTGGCATCATCCGGGCGGTGGCACGGCCGGCTCGTCCTGGGACCCGGCGCAGAAGGGTGATTTCGACCAGTATTTCATGAAGGTCACCGTCCCGCAAGTCCAGGAGCTCGTCACGAGCTACCATCCCTCGGTCATCTGGTGGGACATTCCCGGCGACCTCACGCCCGATGAGACCCGCGCCATCACCGCCGCGTTCTCCTCGGACCCTGCTTTGATCTACAACAACCGCATGGGCGGCGGAATTCCCGGCGACACCGAAACGCCCGAGCAGCGAATTCCCCCCAAAGGATTCCCGGGCCGCGACTGGGAAACGTGCATGACGATCAACAACACCTGGGGTTTCAAAGTCCACGACACGGATTTCAAGTCCACCGAGACGCTGCTGCGCAACCTGATCGATATCGCCTCCAAGGGCGGCAACTACCTGCTCAATGTCGGCCCCGACTCCCACGGCGTCATCCCCGCGCCGGAAGTGGAGCGGATTACGGCGATGGGCTCCTGGCTGAAGCATAACGGCGAGAGCATCTACGCCACCAGCGCCAGCCCCTATAAGAAGCTGGCGTTCGACGGCCGCGCCACGGTCAAGGGCGACAAGCTCTATCTGAATGTCTTTGCCTGGCCGGATTCGGGCTTGACGCTCACCGGCCTGCAAACCGGCGTCAAGGGAGCCAGAGCGCTGGCGTCCGGCGAAAAGCTTGCCGTGACCAAGGCCGCCGATGGAACGCTGACCATCGCCAAGCCCGGCAAGATCGATCCCATCTCCACCGCGATCGTCCTCAAACTCGCCGGACCGCCCGTCGTCACCGAAGCCGAAGTGCTGACCGCGCCGCAGGCCGATGGGAGCTACGCCCTGACCGCATCCGATTCCACCACCATCGGCGGCGTTCAAGTCGAGCACGACGGCGACAACGCCAATCTCGGTTACTGGATCAACGCCCCCGACGCAGCGCAGTGGCGGATTCACGTTCCAGCGGGCGCAGAGGGATCATACACCGCAAAGCTGAACTACTCCTGCGAACCAGGCAACGAAGGCAGCACAGTCGCCGTCCAGGTAGATGGCGTCGATTCCGCCATCACGGGGACGATCCCCAAGACGGCGTCATGGGACGATTATCAAACGCTGCCTCTGACCGGAACCCTGACCCTGACGCCGGGAGCGCATACGATCACGATTCTGCCCAAGATCAAGCCGGGCTACGCCGTGATGAATCTGCGGCGGATTACGCTGGCGAAGGAGTAA
- a CDS encoding alpha-L-fucosidase: MKPTHIAILTLAGLMSTALTGARAEAPAAAASPVVEDPHAHETKAQRDARMKWWREARFGMFVHWGLYAVPGGFWNGKPVGGRAVNTQGYGEWIMHNAEIPVADYAKLAPQFNPTQFDADAWAQAAKDAGMKYLVFTAKHHDGFAMFHSKVDEFNIFDGTPFHRDPVAELAAACRKKGIKFGLYYSQSQDWSHPGGAAWDGHWDKAQDGDYDAYLRNVAVPQVKELLTKYGPISVFWFDTDTDMTPERAAPFVESLKLQPNIIYNNRLGGGFSGDTETPEQHVPATGFKDRDWESCMTINTTWGYRSDDFNFKSTEELTHNLIDIASKGGNYLLNVGPDAQGVIPAPEVERLKQMGAWLKTNGESIYGAQASPSSAWRSMAAPRSRATSSI; encoded by the coding sequence ATGAAACCAACACACATCGCCATTCTCACACTCGCGGGCCTGATGTCCACCGCGCTAACGGGCGCCCGCGCCGAGGCGCCCGCCGCCGCCGCGTCGCCCGTCGTCGAAGATCCGCATGCGCATGAGACGAAGGCGCAGCGGGACGCGCGCATGAAGTGGTGGCGCGAGGCCCGGTTCGGTATGTTTGTCCACTGGGGGCTGTACGCCGTGCCGGGAGGGTTCTGGAACGGCAAACCCGTCGGAGGCCGCGCGGTCAATACGCAAGGCTACGGCGAGTGGATCATGCATAACGCCGAGATCCCCGTGGCGGACTACGCGAAGCTCGCGCCGCAGTTCAATCCGACGCAGTTCGACGCCGACGCGTGGGCGCAGGCGGCGAAAGACGCCGGGATGAAGTATCTCGTCTTCACCGCCAAGCATCACGACGGCTTCGCGATGTTCCATAGCAAAGTGGACGAATTCAATATCTTTGACGGGACGCCGTTCCATCGCGATCCGGTCGCCGAGCTTGCCGCCGCCTGCCGCAAAAAGGGGATCAAGTTCGGACTGTACTACTCGCAGTCGCAGGACTGGAGTCATCCGGGGGGCGCGGCGTGGGACGGGCACTGGGACAAGGCGCAGGACGGCGATTATGACGCGTATCTGCGCAATGTCGCGGTCCCGCAGGTCAAGGAGCTTCTGACCAAATACGGCCCGATCTCCGTCTTCTGGTTCGACACCGACACGGATATGACGCCAGAGCGGGCCGCGCCGTTTGTCGAATCGCTCAAACTCCAGCCGAATATCATTTACAACAACCGATTGGGCGGCGGCTTTTCGGGAGACACCGAAACGCCGGAGCAGCACGTTCCCGCGACGGGATTCAAAGACCGGGACTGGGAATCGTGCATGACGATCAACACCACCTGGGGTTATCGCTCGGACGACTTCAACTTCAAGTCCACGGAAGAGCTAACGCACAACCTGATCGACATCGCCTCCAAGGGGGGCAACTACCTGCTCAATGTCGGCCCCGACGCCCAGGGAGTTATCCCCGCGCCGGAAGTTGAGCGCCTCAAGCAAATGGGCGCCTGGCTAAAGACAAATGGAGAAAGCATTTACGGCGCGCAGGCGAGCCCTTCAAGCGCCTGGCGTTCGATGGCCGCGCCACGGTCAAGGGCGACAAGCTCTATCTGA
- a CDS encoding carbohydrate-binding protein, translating into MTLTGLQTGVKGARALASGEKLAVTKAADGTLTIAKPGKIDPISTAIVLNLAGPPVVTEATTVAAPSADGSYLLGAPSAILVGDTIALQGSGDDANLGYWTEGDDAAEWKLSVPPAAAGSYTAKLEYSCEPGTEGSTYAIRIDGADTGITMTVAATAGWSDYKIVTLPGTLALTPGAHTIRVAPTAKPGFAVMNLKRITLTKS; encoded by the coding sequence TTGACGCTCACCGGACTGCAAACCGGCGTCAAGGGCGCCAGAGCGCTGGCGTCCGGCGAAAAGCTTGCCGTGACCAAGGCCGCCGATGGAACGCTGACCATCGCCAAGCCCGGCAAGATCGATCCCATCTCCACCGCGATCGTCCTCAATCTCGCCGGACCGCCCGTCGTCACTGAAGCGACAACCGTGGCGGCGCCGAGCGCCGACGGGTCTTACCTCCTGGGAGCCCCGAGCGCCATTTTGGTCGGCGACACGATCGCGCTGCAAGGCTCCGGCGACGACGCGAACCTCGGCTACTGGACCGAGGGCGACGACGCCGCCGAGTGGAAGCTCTCCGTCCCTCCCGCCGCCGCCGGATCGTACACGGCCAAACTCGAATACTCGTGCGAGCCGGGGACGGAAGGCTCTACCTATGCGATCCGGATCGACGGCGCCGACACGGGGATCACGATGACGGTGGCGGCGACGGCCGGCTGGTCGGATTATAAGATCGTTACCCTGCCCGGAACGCTCGCGCTCACGCCGGGCGCACATACCATTCGCGTCGCGCCAACGGCCAAGCCGGGCTTCGCCGTCATGAATCTGAAACGAATCACGCTGACCAAATCGTAG
- a CDS encoding DUF1559 domain-containing protein, which produces MHKRVGFTLIELLVVIAIIAILAAILFPVFAKAREKARQTSCLSNTKQILLGVTQYNQDSDEQFPPLYSDTGAGTNIAWYQSIYPYIKSTGVYLCPDDSNTNVGAPGWINDTQYPVTHCSYIATVRVGLGNNDPHISLAQLQSPASTVFMTDGAVQATATAPYVTVSSTKKPKAWILEDPVKDGSFTPGPSLVTGTSDDWGAPDIRHTDGSVVAFFDGHSKWMRPSAWYYGNTPWLDPECGGGGTSGSNSYGDSCNR; this is translated from the coding sequence ATGCATAAGAGGGTTGGTTTCACGTTAATCGAATTACTCGTTGTTATCGCTATCATCGCGATTCTCGCCGCCATCTTGTTCCCTGTCTTCGCCAAGGCCCGCGAGAAGGCCCGGCAGACGTCCTGTTTGAGCAATACCAAGCAAATCCTGCTGGGCGTTACTCAGTACAACCAGGACTCGGACGAACAGTTTCCGCCGCTCTACTCGGATACGGGCGCTGGAACTAATATCGCCTGGTATCAATCGATCTATCCCTACATCAAGAGCACCGGCGTTTATCTCTGTCCCGATGACAGCAACACCAATGTCGGCGCGCCGGGCTGGATCAACGACACGCAGTATCCCGTGACGCATTGCAGCTACATCGCCACCGTTCGTGTCGGCCTCGGCAACAACGACCCGCACATCTCGCTCGCGCAGCTGCAATCCCCCGCCTCCACGGTCTTTATGACCGACGGCGCCGTTCAGGCGACTGCGACCGCCCCGTATGTGACGGTGTCCTCCACGAAGAAACCGAAGGCATGGATCCTGGAGGATCCGGTCAAGGACGGCAGCTTCACTCCCGGCCCCTCGCTCGTCACCGGGACCAGCGACGACTGGGGAGCGCCCGATATCCGTCACACCGACGGCAGCGTCGTCGCGTTCTTCGACGGCCACTCGAAATGGATGCGCCCGTCCGCATGGTACTACGGCAACACCCCCTGGCTCGACCCTGAGTGCGGCGGCGGCGGAACCAGCGGCTCGAACAGCTACGGCGACAGCTGCAACCGATAA
- a CDS encoding substrate-binding domain-containing protein, with amino-acid sequence MFAERHSLSAAPDPRPAPSTSARQVLRVLEERIAQKVYPSGGRLPTERELVRELGTNRAAVRHALTTLADSGRIVRRAGCRPQVAPTTAARATARRFTSANQPQTIGIVLPQHEGDYASREIMRGISRVLRSQETPCRQLIFDLTQSTTSPEALEIQACDAVEQEDVAGAIVWPTLSPESLARWRRLQRLGHPVVFVDRCDPEIPCDFVGIDNYTAARDIVEYLIARGHTRIVHLTDSEPVSAVRQRQEGYRDALRYAGLASMERLWSLPHVHCDDLSARLDQDLRSGALPTAVFALNDFSASLLIQHLEDRGISVPDQVSVIGFDDSDCYASSGGVMTTMRQPFERIGQWAAELFLQRLKSPDPAGRPFQHVLLPTRLIERSTCRTLGAPAAEHTREPNIYRGYLL; translated from the coding sequence ATGTTTGCTGAGCGCCATTCCTTGTCTGCGGCTCCCGATCCTCGGCCCGCTCCCTCCACGTCCGCCCGACAGGTGCTGCGCGTGCTGGAGGAGCGGATCGCGCAGAAGGTCTACCCGAGCGGCGGCCGGCTGCCGACGGAGCGCGAGTTGGTGCGTGAGCTGGGGACCAACCGCGCGGCGGTGCGCCACGCCCTCACGACGCTCGCGGACAGCGGGCGCATTGTCCGGCGCGCCGGATGCCGTCCGCAGGTCGCTCCCACCACGGCGGCCCGCGCCACGGCGCGGCGCTTCACTTCCGCCAATCAGCCGCAGACCATCGGGATCGTCCTGCCCCAGCACGAAGGCGACTACGCCTCGCGGGAGATCATGCGCGGCATCAGCCGAGTCCTGCGCTCCCAGGAGACGCCCTGCCGGCAGCTGATCTTCGACCTCACGCAATCGACCACCTCTCCCGAAGCGCTGGAGATCCAGGCGTGCGACGCCGTGGAGCAGGAAGACGTCGCCGGCGCGATCGTCTGGCCCACCCTTTCCCCCGAATCGCTCGCCCGCTGGCGCCGCTTGCAGCGGCTGGGGCATCCCGTGGTGTTCGTCGACCGCTGCGATCCCGAGATTCCCTGCGACTTCGTCGGCATCGACAACTACACCGCCGCCCGCGATATCGTCGAATACCTGATTGCGCGCGGGCACACCCGAATCGTTCACCTGACCGACTCCGAACCGGTCTCCGCAGTGCGCCAGCGCCAGGAGGGTTACCGGGACGCGCTCCGTTACGCCGGGCTCGCATCGATGGAGCGCCTCTGGTCGCTGCCGCATGTGCATTGCGACGATTTGAGCGCGAGGCTGGATCAAGATCTGCGGAGCGGCGCGCTTCCAACCGCCGTGTTCGCGCTCAACGACTTCTCCGCATCGCTGCTGATCCAGCACCTGGAAGATCGGGGGATCTCTGTCCCGGACCAGGTCAGCGTGATCGGCTTCGACGATTCGGACTGCTACGCCTCCAGCGGCGGCGTCATGACCACCATGCGCCAGCCCTTCGAGCGCATCGGACAATGGGCGGCGGAGCTGTTCCTCCAGCGCCTCAAATCGCCCGATCCGGCCGGACGCCCCTTCCAGCACGTCCTGCTCCCCACCCGCCTGATCGAGCGCTCCACCTGCCGAACGCTTGGCGCGCCAGCAGCGGAGCATACGCGCGAACCCAATATTTACCGGGGATACTTGCTGTAA
- a CDS encoding DUF1559 domain-containing protein yields MKTNRGFTLIELLVVIAIIAILAAILFPVFAKAREKARQTSCASNEKQIMLALLQYNQDYDETFPPLYTDVSGDWNGPMVAWYQNIYPYVKSVGVFYCPDDPNTGVGAPDWITYTGVPVLHSSYIANVQTGLGIYDPHISLPAVVAPASTVYITDGGVQGSATAPFVTVSSTPKPKAWILEDPIKDNLFPSGPGNVSSSNSDWAAPAVRHTDGSNVGFFDGHVKWMRPAAWYYGNTPWLDPECGGNGSGKNSAGDNCNR; encoded by the coding sequence ATGAAAACAAACCGTGGATTTACCTTGATCGAGTTATTAGTAGTAATCGCTATCATTGCGATACTGGCGGCGATTTTGTTCCCCGTCTTCGCCAAGGCGCGCGAGAAGGCGCGCCAGACTTCCTGCGCCAGCAACGAAAAGCAGATCATGCTCGCGCTGCTTCAGTACAACCAGGATTACGACGAAACATTCCCGCCCCTCTACACGGATGTCAGCGGCGATTGGAACGGCCCGATGGTGGCCTGGTATCAGAACATCTACCCGTACGTCAAAAGCGTCGGCGTCTTCTACTGCCCCGATGACCCCAACACGGGTGTCGGCGCGCCGGATTGGATCACCTACACGGGAGTCCCCGTGCTCCACAGCAGCTACATCGCCAACGTGCAGACGGGCCTGGGCATCTACGACCCTCATATCAGCCTGCCGGCGGTGGTCGCGCCCGCCTCCACGGTCTATATTACCGATGGAGGAGTGCAGGGATCGGCGACAGCCCCGTTCGTCACCGTCTCCTCGACGCCAAAACCAAAGGCGTGGATCCTGGAAGATCCGATCAAGGATAACCTTTTCCCCAGCGGTCCCGGCAATGTCAGCTCCAGTAACTCGGACTGGGCCGCGCCGGCCGTGCGCCACACCGACGGCTCCAATGTCGGCTTCTTCGACGGTCATGTGAAGTGGATGCGCCCGGCGGCCTGGTACTACGGCAATACGCCCTGGCTCGATCCCGAGTGCGGCGGGAACGGCAGCGGTAAAAACAGCGCGGGCGACAACTGCAACCGATAG